In one Neobacillus sp. CF12 genomic region, the following are encoded:
- the dnaE gene encoding DNA polymerase III subunit alpha: MSFIHLHVYSAYSLLTSTASVHELIDKAKEKGFKAIALTDRNVMHGTIEFYKLCIKNSIQPIIGLTVDIESEIEKEESFPLVLLAENEKGFKNLLKISSAFQTKATNGIPFKWLKHYAEGLIAITPGLEGEIEQNLLNDQQEQAIEIIRKLQSIFGKESFFLAVQNHHLEKEKTVNKRIQSIAEELNIPLVATNRVHYIEQEDMFAQECLVAIKNGDKLQDEHRKRLESDQFYLKTAKEMIETFPDMPQALENSIMIAKRCMVNIELNKTYLPEFPTENGQPAEKYLENLCQKGLKERFAAPTQEHFDRLSYELSVINSMKFSNYFLIVWDFMRYARENGILTGPGRGSAAGSLVAYVLYITDVDPLSHHLLFERFLNPERISMPDIDIDFPDHRRDEVIEYVAKKYGELHVAQIVTFGTLAAKAAIRDVGRAFGLNTKELEQLSRRIPARLGINLKDAYKESQPLRSFVDESPINRKLYETALKLEGLPRHTSTHAAGVVISEKQLIELIPIQKGHNHVYLTQYSMEHLEEIGLLKMDFLGLRNLSLIESILSSIHRKTGRKVEIKTIPLNDESTFELLARGETTGIFQLESEGMRKVLSRLKPSRFEDIVAVNALYRPGPMENIPLFIDRKHGRQAVEYPHKDLEHILENTYGVIVYQEQIMQIASKMAGFSLGEADLLRRAVGKKQKEVLDRERTHFVQGALKKGYDAALANDIYDLIVRFANYGFNRSHAVAYSLIAYQLAYLKANYPLYFMAGLLTSAIGNETKIAQYILETKQKDIEILPPSVNYSGFSFQVEKTGIRYSLAAIKSVGAAALREIFSARKNKKFEDLFDFCTRISSKAINRKTLEVLVHSGSFDEFKEDRAVLLASLDVALEHAQLFKVDESSQVELFLDEFQLKPKYVQVDPIRLEDKLLFEKEALGFYLSDHPISVFEKRLKQAGAFGLFELSVEHKRAAAGVYITSSRKIRTKKGDSMSFLNISDSSGEMEAVAFPVVYKKYSHLLANGQFALIEGKVEERDGKLQFIIQQVTEIETWLNTKAKQESILYLKIVEEKQDEQSLNQLKQIFKDNIGMTKVVLHYEATKKTMRLGNEFMIQPSNKLMDFLSDFLGRDNVVLKE; this comes from the coding sequence ATGTCGTTTATTCACCTTCATGTATATAGTGCATATAGCTTGTTAACAAGCACCGCATCGGTTCATGAATTAATTGATAAAGCAAAAGAAAAAGGTTTTAAAGCGATTGCATTAACAGATAGAAATGTTATGCATGGAACGATTGAATTTTATAAGCTATGTATAAAAAATAGTATACAGCCTATTATTGGTTTAACTGTAGATATAGAAAGCGAAATAGAAAAGGAAGAATCATTCCCGTTAGTCTTACTGGCCGAAAATGAAAAAGGATTTAAAAATCTTTTAAAAATTTCTAGCGCTTTCCAAACAAAAGCAACAAACGGTATCCCATTTAAATGGTTAAAGCATTACGCGGAAGGACTTATTGCCATTACTCCAGGGTTAGAAGGGGAGATCGAACAAAATCTTCTAAACGATCAACAAGAACAAGCAATTGAAATCATTAGAAAACTTCAGTCCATCTTTGGAAAAGAATCATTTTTTCTAGCGGTACAAAATCATCATTTAGAGAAGGAAAAAACCGTAAATAAGAGGATTCAAAGTATTGCTGAAGAACTTAATATCCCCTTAGTCGCAACGAATAGAGTCCATTACATCGAACAAGAGGATATGTTTGCTCAGGAATGTTTAGTCGCGATAAAAAATGGAGACAAACTTCAGGATGAACATCGAAAAAGATTAGAAAGTGATCAATTTTATTTGAAAACAGCAAAGGAAATGATTGAAACATTTCCGGATATGCCCCAAGCGTTAGAGAACAGTATTATGATTGCGAAAAGGTGTATGGTAAACATTGAATTAAACAAAACCTACCTGCCTGAATTTCCGACCGAAAATGGGCAGCCAGCAGAGAAATACCTAGAGAACCTCTGCCAAAAAGGATTAAAAGAGAGATTTGCTGCACCTACCCAAGAACACTTTGACCGTTTGTCATATGAACTATCTGTCATTAACTCCATGAAATTTAGTAATTATTTTTTAATTGTTTGGGATTTTATGAGATATGCACGTGAGAATGGTATTTTGACAGGTCCTGGAAGGGGATCGGCTGCGGGTTCACTTGTTGCCTATGTATTGTATATTACCGATGTCGATCCACTATCACATCATTTACTTTTTGAGAGATTTCTAAATCCAGAGCGGATATCGATGCCGGATATTGATATAGATTTTCCTGACCACCGACGGGATGAGGTCATTGAATACGTTGCAAAGAAATATGGGGAATTACATGTAGCGCAAATAGTTACCTTTGGAACGCTTGCTGCCAAGGCCGCAATTAGAGATGTGGGCCGGGCTTTTGGGTTAAACACAAAGGAATTAGAACAACTATCAAGACGGATTCCCGCGCGACTAGGAATAAATCTAAAAGATGCATATAAAGAATCGCAGCCACTAAGGTCTTTCGTTGATGAAAGCCCAATAAATCGAAAACTTTATGAAACAGCTTTAAAACTGGAGGGATTGCCTCGTCACACCTCTACACATGCAGCAGGCGTGGTTATTAGTGAGAAGCAGTTAATTGAGCTAATTCCAATTCAAAAAGGGCATAATCACGTTTACTTAACCCAGTACTCTATGGAACATCTTGAGGAAATAGGCTTGTTAAAAATGGATTTCCTTGGATTGAGAAATTTATCGTTGATTGAATCGATACTATCTTCCATTCATAGAAAAACGGGTAGAAAAGTAGAGATCAAAACGATTCCTTTAAATGATGAGAGTACATTCGAACTGTTGGCTAGGGGAGAAACAACAGGTATTTTTCAACTAGAATCAGAGGGGATGAGAAAGGTACTGTCACGATTGAAGCCTTCACGCTTTGAGGATATCGTTGCGGTTAATGCTTTATATCGTCCGGGACCAATGGAGAACATACCCCTTTTTATTGACCGCAAGCATGGAAGGCAAGCAGTGGAATACCCCCATAAAGATTTAGAACACATTCTAGAAAACACCTATGGGGTAATTGTATACCAGGAACAAATCATGCAAATTGCCTCTAAGATGGCTGGTTTTTCGCTCGGCGAAGCGGATTTACTGCGAAGGGCAGTAGGGAAGAAGCAGAAGGAAGTATTGGATAGGGAACGAACTCATTTTGTTCAAGGTGCTTTAAAGAAAGGGTATGACGCAGCACTCGCGAATGATATTTATGATTTAATCGTTCGGTTTGCAAATTATGGTTTTAATCGAAGCCACGCGGTTGCCTACAGCTTAATAGCCTACCAACTCGCATATTTAAAAGCGAATTATCCCCTTTATTTTATGGCTGGTTTGTTAACCTCAGCAATCGGGAATGAGACAAAAATTGCCCAATACATCTTAGAAACAAAACAAAAGGATATCGAAATCCTGCCTCCGTCCGTTAACTACAGTGGATTTTCCTTTCAGGTTGAGAAGACAGGGATTCGCTATAGTCTTGCTGCGATTAAGAGTGTTGGTGCTGCAGCATTAAGAGAAATTTTCTCCGCTAGGAAAAATAAAAAATTCGAGGATTTATTCGACTTTTGCACAAGGATTTCTTCTAAAGCAATTAATCGAAAAACCCTAGAGGTTCTTGTTCATTCTGGAAGTTTCGATGAATTCAAAGAAGATCGTGCTGTCTTACTTGCAAGTTTGGATGTTGCTCTAGAGCACGCACAATTATTTAAAGTAGATGAATCAAGTCAAGTGGAATTATTTCTAGATGAATTTCAGCTAAAGCCTAAGTACGTGCAGGTTGACCCTATCAGACTGGAGGATAAACTTCTTTTTGAAAAGGAGGCTCTTGGTTTCTACCTTTCTGACCATCCAATATCCGTTTTCGAAAAAAGACTTAAACAGGCTGGAGCCTTTGGATTGTTTGAATTATCAGTTGAACATAAACGCGCGGCGGCCGGGGTTTATATTACATCATCCCGGAAAATTCGGACTAAAAAAGGAGATTCAATGTCCTTTTTGAATATTAGTGATTCTAGCGGAGAAATGGAAGCCGTCGCATTTCCAGTTGTCTACAAAAAATACTCTCACCTTTTAGCTAATGGACAATTTGCTTTAATCGAAGGGAAAGTGGAAGAACGAGATGGCAAGCTTCAGTTTATTATTCAACAAGTGACGGAAATAGAAACATGGTTAAACACGAAAGCCAAGCAGGAATCCATTTTATATTTAAAAATAGTAGAGGAAAAACAAGACGAGCAGTCATTAAATCAATTAAAACAGATTTTTAAGGATAATATTGGAATGACAAAAGTTGTATTGCATTATGAAGCCACCAAGAAAACCATGAGACTGGGAAATGAATTTATGATTCAGCCTAGCAATAAATTAATGGATTTTTTGAGTGATTTTTTGGGCAGAGATAATGTCGTTTTGAAAGAATAA
- a CDS encoding malic enzyme-like NAD(P)-binding protein, with protein sequence MTLREEALHMHRINKGKLESKSKVPVRNAKDLSLAYSPGVAEPCKDIYEKPETVYEYTMKGNMVAVVTDGTAVLGLGNIGPEAALPVMEGKAVLFKSFAGVDAFPICLNTTDVEKIIETVKLLEPTFGGVNLEDIAAPNCFVIEERLKKETNIPVFHDDQHGTAIVTAAGLVNALKLIGKKITEIKVVANGAGAAGIAIIKLLHSYGVRDIIMCDTKGAIYEGRPNGMNDVKAEVAKFTNRDNLTGSLADVIKGADVFIGVSVAGALTKEMVASMNKDSIIFAMANPNPEIMPDIAKEAGARVVGTGRSDFPNQVNNVLAFPGIFRGALDVRATHINEEMKVAAVEAIASLINESELNEDYVIPAPFDPRVAPAVAAAVAKAAMETGVARIKVDPEDVKEKTMRLAIIGKSE encoded by the coding sequence TTGACATTACGGGAAGAAGCATTACACATGCATCGAATTAACAAAGGAAAGCTAGAATCAAAATCAAAAGTACCTGTCAGAAATGCAAAGGATTTAAGTTTAGCGTATTCACCTGGCGTAGCCGAACCGTGTAAAGATATTTACGAAAAACCAGAAACGGTTTATGAATACACGATGAAAGGCAATATGGTTGCTGTCGTTACTGATGGCACAGCTGTCTTGGGCCTTGGAAATATTGGACCAGAAGCTGCCCTTCCAGTAATGGAGGGTAAAGCAGTATTATTTAAAAGCTTTGCTGGTGTCGATGCCTTCCCAATCTGTTTAAACACTACAGATGTCGAAAAAATAATTGAAACGGTTAAGCTCCTTGAACCGACCTTTGGCGGCGTAAATCTTGAAGATATCGCTGCACCAAATTGTTTTGTCATTGAAGAAAGATTAAAAAAAGAAACCAATATTCCTGTATTCCATGATGATCAACATGGAACGGCGATTGTTACTGCTGCAGGTCTTGTAAATGCGCTAAAGCTGATTGGCAAAAAAATAACTGAAATCAAGGTTGTTGCCAATGGTGCAGGAGCTGCTGGAATTGCCATTATTAAATTATTACACAGTTATGGAGTAAGAGATATTATTATGTGTGACACAAAGGGTGCCATTTATGAAGGCCGCCCTAATGGAATGAATGATGTTAAGGCAGAGGTTGCAAAATTCACAAATCGTGATAACCTTACTGGAAGTCTTGCAGATGTAATTAAGGGTGCTGATGTATTTATCGGTGTATCTGTTGCAGGAGCACTGACGAAAGAAATGGTTGCATCAATGAATAAAGATTCGATCATTTTTGCAATGGCTAACCCTAACCCAGAGATCATGCCGGATATAGCTAAAGAAGCAGGAGCAAGAGTAGTGGGAACTGGCAGATCAGATTTCCCAAATCAAGTCAATAATGTACTGGCTTTCCCAGGGATTTTCCGCGGGGCTTTAGATGTTCGTGCGACACACATAAACGAAGAAATGAAAGTGGCAGCTGTCGAGGCAATTGCCAGTTTAATAAATGAATCAGAACTAAATGAAGATTATGTCATCCCTGCACCTTTTGATCCGAGAGTTGCGCCAGCAGTTGCTGCAGCTGTAGCAAAAGCGGCTATGGAAACGGGGGTTGCCCGTATTAAGGTTGACCCTGAAGATGTGAAAGAAAAAACAATGAGGCTCGCTATTATTGGTAAAAGTGAGTGA
- a CDS encoding GntR family transcriptional regulator has protein sequence MTNTKVYLEIVKQLREMISADNLQSGDKIPSERELSERLNVGRSSVREALRALELLGLIETRRGEGTYIRDFRGNQLVQLLGTFILQDEKAKLDVIETKNLIEMDFLRLVLNRTDEKRLLRVKSLVEAGQLNDDQFFFQLVEMADNYLFSRIWLILKDYYNSLNLEKVEYNSKSYLLLLDALVEKDEIKTLTAYRQLRNLSIFTDKY, from the coding sequence GTGACCAATACTAAAGTATATCTAGAAATTGTTAAACAACTAAGAGAGATGATATCTGCAGATAATTTACAATCTGGAGATAAAATCCCATCTGAACGGGAATTGTCTGAGCGCCTGAATGTCGGGCGCTCTTCCGTTCGGGAAGCTTTAAGAGCATTAGAACTTCTCGGATTAATTGAAACACGGCGTGGTGAAGGTACGTATATTAGAGATTTTCGCGGAAATCAGCTAGTACAACTGCTAGGAACCTTCATTCTTCAAGACGAAAAAGCAAAATTAGATGTAATTGAAACAAAGAACTTAATAGAGATGGACTTCCTCCGTTTAGTTCTGAATAGAACGGATGAGAAGCGGTTATTAAGGGTAAAGAGCTTGGTTGAAGCCGGCCAATTAAATGATGATCAATTCTTTTTTCAGTTAGTAGAAATGGCAGATAACTATTTATTTTCTAGAATCTGGCTAATTTTAAAGGATTATTATAATTCGCTAAATTTAGAGAAAGTGGAGTATAATAGCAAAAGCTATTTATTGTTACTAGACGCATTGGTTGAAAAAGATGAGATTAAAACATTAACTGCATATCGGCAACTAAGAAATTTGTCTATTTTTACCGACAAATACTAA
- the accD gene encoding acetyl-CoA carboxylase, carboxyltransferase subunit beta produces the protein MLKDLFTKNTLKKKKYATIPTEAAKNDVPEGIMTKCPSCKTIMYTKELNKNLKVCITCGYHFGMNAKERIVSFLDEGSFEELNENMVSENPLNFPDYLEKVEKDRLKTKINEAVVTGCGTVNENKIVVAIMDSTFRMGSMGSVVGEKITRAIEKADEMSVPFIIFTASGGARMQEGVLSLMQMAKTSVALKRFSDNGGLIISIMTHPTTGGVSASFASLGDYNFAEPGALIGFAGRRVIEQSIREELPEDFQTSEFLLKHGQLDAIISRLDLIDKITNLLEIHQPGGELEW, from the coding sequence TTGCTTAAAGACCTTTTTACAAAAAATACTCTTAAAAAGAAAAAATATGCAACGATTCCTACCGAGGCTGCGAAAAATGATGTACCTGAAGGAATTATGACTAAATGTCCATCGTGTAAAACCATAATGTATACAAAAGAACTTAATAAAAATTTGAAAGTTTGTATTACTTGTGGGTATCACTTCGGCATGAATGCAAAAGAGCGTATTGTCAGCTTTTTAGATGAAGGAAGCTTCGAAGAACTAAATGAGAATATGGTTTCTGAAAACCCGTTGAACTTCCCAGATTACCTTGAAAAAGTAGAAAAAGACCGTCTAAAAACAAAGATTAATGAAGCGGTAGTTACTGGCTGTGGAACAGTAAATGAAAATAAGATTGTCGTAGCGATTATGGATTCTACTTTTAGAATGGGAAGTATGGGTTCTGTTGTGGGTGAAAAAATCACACGTGCAATTGAAAAAGCGGATGAAATGTCAGTCCCATTTATTATTTTTACAGCCTCTGGCGGTGCAAGGATGCAAGAAGGCGTTCTTAGCCTAATGCAAATGGCTAAGACAAGTGTTGCATTAAAGCGATTTAGTGACAATGGCGGGCTAATTATTTCAATCATGACTCACCCAACAACGGGAGGCGTTTCAGCCAGCTTCGCGTCACTTGGGGATTACAATTTTGCTGAACCGGGAGCATTAATAGGTTTTGCTGGCCGCAGAGTAATCGAACAATCTATTCGTGAGGAACTGCCTGAAGACTTTCAAACATCAGAGTTTCTATTGAAGCATGGTCAACTCGACGCCATTATTTCTCGACTTGACTTAATTGACAAAATCACAAACTTACTTGAAATTCATCAACCAGGAGGTGAGCTCGAATGGTAG
- the accA gene encoding acetyl-CoA carboxylase carboxyl transferase subunit alpha: MVGELEFERPIVQLRNKIAELKEFTKTADVDLSSEIEKLESRLEKLEKDIYDNIKPWDRVQIARHPNRPTTLDYIENLFEGFFECHGDRSFGDDEAIVGGVAKFHGLPITVIGHQRGKDTKENIRRNFGMPHPEGYRKALRLMKQADKFNRPIVCFIDTKGAYPGKAAEERGQSEAIARNLFEMAGLKVPVICIVIGEGGSGGALALGVGNRMYMLENSTYSVISPEGAAAILWKDSSLSKKAAESMKITAPDLKELGIIDDIIPEIKGGAHRDVKGQAEAIDTVLKKSLKELLDLNEEELVADRYNKFRTIGEYSFLKDYISI, translated from the coding sequence ATGGTAGGAGAATTAGAATTTGAACGCCCGATCGTGCAATTACGGAATAAAATTGCCGAACTAAAAGAATTTACAAAAACGGCCGATGTTGATTTATCTTCTGAAATTGAAAAATTAGAATCAAGGCTTGAGAAACTTGAAAAAGATATTTATGACAATATTAAACCATGGGACAGAGTACAAATTGCTCGACATCCAAATAGACCGACCACATTAGACTATATTGAAAACCTCTTTGAAGGATTCTTTGAATGTCATGGGGACAGGTCATTTGGTGATGATGAAGCGATTGTAGGAGGGGTAGCTAAGTTTCATGGGTTGCCAATTACAGTTATCGGGCATCAAAGAGGCAAAGATACAAAAGAAAATATTCGCAGAAACTTTGGAATGCCTCATCCTGAAGGCTATAGGAAGGCACTTCGTTTGATGAAGCAGGCTGATAAATTTAATCGTCCGATTGTGTGCTTTATTGATACGAAAGGAGCCTATCCAGGAAAGGCTGCAGAGGAACGGGGACAAAGCGAAGCAATTGCGCGAAACCTGTTTGAAATGGCCGGGCTAAAGGTTCCAGTCATTTGTATCGTGATCGGTGAAGGGGGAAGTGGCGGTGCGCTTGCTTTAGGAGTAGGCAACCGGATGTATATGCTCGAAAATTCCACCTACTCCGTTATATCACCAGAAGGTGCTGCTGCAATCCTTTGGAAAGACTCTTCACTTTCCAAGAAGGCTGCAGAGTCGATGAAAATTACTGCGCCTGACTTGAAGGAACTCGGCATCATTGATGATATCATCCCTGAAATTAAGGGTGGCGCACATAGAGATGTAAAGGGTCAAGCTGAGGCAATTGATACCGTATTGAAAAAGTCCTTAAAAGAACTTCTAGATCTGAATGAAGAAGAACTTGTTGCAGATCGCTATAATAAATTTAGAACAATAGGTGAATATTCCTTTTTAAAGGATTATATTAGCATTTAA
- the pfkA gene encoding 6-phosphofructokinase, translating into MKKIGVLTSGGDSPGMNPAIRAVVRKAIFHNIEVYGIYGGYTGLISGNIKKLELGSVGDIIHRGGTMLHTARCPEFKTPEGQQKGIEQLKAHGIEGLVVIGGDGSYRGARALTQQGYPCVGVPGTIDNDIPGTEVTIGFDTALNTVIDALDKIRDTATSHERTFVIEVMGRDAGDIALFAGLAGGAETILIPEEGYTMTEVADRLRKGQERGKKHSIIIVAEGVCNGNDFAKQLKEATNFDTRVSVLGHIQRGGSPTAADRVLASRLGARAVELLIEGKGGRAVGMESNRLVDYDIVEALERKHKLDLDLVKLSKELSI; encoded by the coding sequence ATGAAAAAAATTGGTGTTCTTACTAGTGGTGGAGATTCACCTGGAATGAATCCTGCAATTCGAGCGGTTGTTCGGAAAGCAATCTTTCATAACATAGAGGTTTACGGAATCTATGGTGGATATACTGGATTAATTTCTGGAAATATAAAAAAACTTGAACTCGGATCTGTTGGTGATATCATTCATCGCGGAGGTACCATGCTGCATACTGCACGCTGCCCAGAATTTAAAACACCAGAGGGACAGCAAAAAGGAATTGAGCAGTTAAAGGCACACGGTATTGAAGGGCTTGTTGTCATTGGTGGCGATGGTTCTTATCGTGGTGCAAGAGCTTTAACACAACAAGGTTATCCATGTGTTGGTGTTCCTGGAACAATCGACAATGATATTCCCGGTACGGAAGTAACCATTGGTTTTGATACAGCATTAAATACAGTTATTGATGCTCTAGATAAAATCCGTGATACGGCTACATCTCATGAAAGAACTTTTGTGATTGAGGTAATGGGGCGTGACGCAGGGGACATAGCTTTGTTTGCTGGACTTGCCGGTGGAGCAGAGACCATTCTTATTCCTGAAGAAGGCTATACAATGACTGAAGTTGCCGATAGACTTCGCAAAGGACAGGAACGTGGGAAAAAGCATAGTATCATTATTGTGGCTGAAGGGGTTTGCAACGGCAATGATTTTGCCAAACAGCTTAAAGAAGCAACGAACTTTGATACAAGAGTATCTGTACTTGGTCATATTCAACGCGGTGGTTCTCCTACTGCAGCTGACAGGGTTCTGGCAAGCCGCTTAGGGGCAAGAGCAGTAGAATTATTAATTGAAGGCAAGGGCGGCCGTGCTGTAGGGATGGAAAGTAATAGGCTCGTTGATTATGATATCGTGGAAGCATTAGAAAGAAAGCACAAGCTTGATCTAGACCTTGTGAAACTTTCAAAAGAATTGTCAATTTAA
- the pyk gene encoding pyruvate kinase — MRKTKIVCTIGPASESVEKLTQLIESGMNVARLNFSHGDFEEHGQRILNIREASKMTGKTVAILLDTKGPEIRTNNMVNGAIELKSGDNIIISMNEVEGTTEKFSITYPGLIDDVHVGSKILLDDGLIGLEVLTIDKEQNEIQTKILNSGTLKNKKGVNVPGVSVKLPGITEKDTNDILFGIEQGIDFIAASFVRRASDVLEIRQILEEKQATHIHIIPKIENQEGVDNIDEILEVSDGLMVARGDLGVEIPAEEVPLVQKMLIKKCNAHGKPVITATQMLDSMQRNPRPTRAEASDVANAIFDGTDAIMLSGETAAGIYPVEAVQTMHNIASRAEQALDHKEILSARSKDTEHNLTDAIGQSVAHTALNLDVNAIITPTESGHTARMISKYRTKAPIVAVTANEHVCRRLALVWGVYPQLGRMCSSTDEMLDSAVEDSVNSGLVKHGDLVVITAGVPVGEAGTTNLMKIHVVGDIITRAQGIGRKSAFGKVVIAHNAGEAIEKVKPGSILVTLGSDRDMVPAIEKCAALITQEGGLTSHAAVVGLNLGIPVIVGVENALELFRDGQEITVDASRGVIYNGHASVL, encoded by the coding sequence TTGCGTAAAACAAAGATCGTTTGTACAATTGGTCCTGCAAGTGAAAGTGTAGAAAAATTGACTCAATTAATAGAATCTGGGATGAATGTGGCCCGCTTGAATTTTTCCCATGGTGATTTTGAAGAGCATGGACAGAGAATCCTAAATATCCGAGAAGCTTCAAAAATGACGGGAAAAACGGTTGCTATTTTACTTGATACAAAAGGTCCTGAAATTCGCACGAATAATATGGTAAACGGAGCAATTGAACTCAAATCAGGAGATAACATTATTATTTCGATGAACGAAGTAGAAGGTACTACTGAAAAGTTTTCAATTACATATCCTGGATTAATTGATGATGTTCATGTGGGATCAAAGATTCTATTAGATGACGGTCTGATTGGACTAGAAGTTCTAACGATTGATAAGGAACAAAATGAGATTCAAACAAAAATCCTTAACAGTGGAACCTTGAAGAACAAAAAAGGAGTCAATGTTCCAGGAGTATCTGTAAAACTTCCAGGTATTACAGAAAAGGATACAAACGATATTCTTTTCGGAATTGAACAGGGTATTGATTTTATAGCCGCTTCCTTTGTTAGACGTGCAAGTGATGTTCTAGAGATTCGCCAGATTCTAGAAGAAAAGCAAGCTACACACATTCATATTATTCCTAAGATAGAAAACCAAGAAGGCGTAGATAACATTGATGAAATCTTAGAAGTTTCCGATGGTCTAATGGTCGCACGTGGTGATTTAGGAGTTGAAATACCTGCTGAAGAAGTACCTCTTGTGCAAAAAATGTTAATAAAAAAATGTAATGCACATGGTAAACCTGTTATAACTGCTACACAAATGCTTGACTCTATGCAGCGTAATCCACGCCCAACACGTGCAGAAGCAAGTGATGTTGCCAATGCAATCTTTGATGGTACAGACGCCATTATGTTATCTGGAGAAACTGCTGCAGGAATATATCCGGTTGAAGCCGTTCAAACCATGCATAATATTGCTTCTAGAGCAGAACAGGCTTTAGACCATAAAGAAATTTTATCTGCCCGCAGCAAAGATACAGAACACAATCTAACGGATGCAATTGGTCAGTCAGTTGCTCATACAGCTCTAAATTTAGATGTGAATGCGATTATTACACCAACTGAAAGTGGTCATACTGCAAGAATGATATCTAAATACCGTACAAAAGCACCAATTGTTGCTGTGACAGCAAACGAGCATGTATGCCGCCGTTTAGCGCTTGTATGGGGTGTATATCCTCAACTCGGTAGAATGTGCAGCTCAACAGATGAAATGCTGGATAGCGCTGTTGAAGATAGTGTAAACAGCGGTCTCGTCAAACATGGTGATCTAGTTGTTATTACAGCTGGTGTCCCAGTTGGTGAAGCTGGTACAACGAACTTAATGAAAATTCATGTTGTCGGCGATATTATTACGAGAGCGCAAGGAATCGGCCGCAAATCAGCTTTTGGTAAAGTGGTTATCGCCCATAACGCGGGAGAGGCTATTGAAAAAGTAAAACCAGGTTCCATTTTAGTTACACTTGGTTCCGACCGTGATATGGTACCAGCAATTGAAAAATGCGCAGCCTTGATAACGCAAGAAGGCGGGTTAACCAGCCATGCTGCAGTTGTGGGACTTAACCTTGGGATTCCAGTAATAGTTGGTGTTGAAAACGCCCTAGAACTATTTAGAGATGGTCAAGAAATCACTGTAGACGCATCAAGAGGTGTCATTTATAACGGGCATGCAAGTGTGCTATAA
- a CDS encoding FxsA family protein, with protein MRYLALLIILIPAIDIAVLLISGNTIGVFPTIAFIIMTGVIGAYLAKREGLQTIKRAQEQLAYGQIPGDSVLDGICILIGGTLLLTPGFITDIAGFLLLFPPSRKPFKFLMINALRRRIEKGNIKIIK; from the coding sequence ATGCGTTATTTAGCACTATTAATTATATTAATTCCGGCTATAGATATTGCTGTCCTATTGATATCAGGTAATACAATAGGTGTGTTTCCTACGATTGCTTTTATTATTATGACAGGAGTCATCGGAGCCTATTTAGCTAAGAGGGAAGGCTTACAGACCATAAAAAGAGCACAGGAACAACTCGCATATGGTCAAATTCCAGGGGATTCAGTACTAGATGGCATCTGTATACTAATTGGCGGAACTCTTTTATTGACACCCGGATTCATTACAGATATTGCTGGATTCTTATTGTTGTTCCCGCCGTCTAGAAAACCATTTAAGTTTTTAATGATTAATGCTCTGCGCAGGAGAATTGAAAAAGGCAATATTAAAATAATAAAATAA